From the genome of Gracilibacillus salitolerans, one region includes:
- a CDS encoding GAF domain-containing sensor histidine kinase, producing MAKSGKELLIQKEIAVTLNQCVDMYEMLEVSLKKLLELMELQTGWIFLTNEANSYKLAAYQNLPPVLSDNNFNRLTCSNGCYDCACLQLYWEGYLHKAVNSIKCVRLEEAMIENAGDTRNLKFHASIPLTIRGRKLGLLNLASLEKKRFEQKELLLLESIAYQIGTAVERIRLYEEQKKQEVDSIARYLVDYYKDMDRLNRQLGKASTRQELYKVLMEELSSHFECWPKIALLIEENNELLLRATTHGKETKVLNEKSFSSIPSIIHKTYDEKRILQNHQQPLYYSSLKTWEKCYSIALPLETNEKKRRALGVLLLSRETETFSDLEIEMLEVLAGLLSMAIEKTYLQEEWEALLVEKERNRLARDLHDAVNQKLFALSLTARGLQKVTTNSNDMVSEAISDIQKLSQETLSEMRSLIWQLRPQELEREIGTSIQEYGSKLGLQLDIHGPVNLKLPDKKEQALWRIAQEALNNIKKHAKTNEGNVHITKTSSFVEMKITDNGCGGASENQHSIGMKSMKERAKEINAKLTIESISGNGTSITVTVPIQNGEDKE from the coding sequence ATGGCAAAATCGGGTAAGGAGTTACTTATTCAAAAAGAAATCGCCGTTACCTTAAACCAATGTGTAGATATGTATGAAATGTTGGAGGTTTCCTTAAAAAAGTTATTGGAATTAATGGAACTTCAAACAGGATGGATATTTTTAACCAATGAAGCAAATTCTTATAAGTTAGCTGCTTATCAAAACCTTCCACCTGTTCTTTCTGATAACAACTTCAACAGATTGACATGTAGTAATGGTTGTTATGATTGTGCATGCTTACAACTTTACTGGGAAGGATATCTCCACAAAGCGGTGAATAGCATCAAGTGCGTCCGCTTAGAAGAAGCAATGATAGAGAATGCTGGTGATACCCGGAACTTAAAATTTCACGCCAGTATTCCCTTGACGATCCGTGGCAGAAAACTCGGATTACTAAATCTCGCTTCTTTAGAGAAAAAAAGGTTTGAGCAGAAAGAATTACTTTTACTAGAATCAATTGCATACCAAATTGGTACAGCTGTTGAGCGTATACGTCTATATGAAGAACAAAAAAAACAAGAAGTGGATTCCATTGCTCGCTATCTTGTAGATTACTATAAAGATATGGACCGTCTCAATAGGCAACTTGGGAAAGCAAGTACCCGCCAGGAATTATATAAAGTGCTCATGGAGGAGCTAAGTTCTCATTTTGAATGTTGGCCAAAGATTGCTCTTCTTATAGAAGAAAACAATGAACTATTATTACGGGCAACTACCCATGGGAAGGAAACAAAAGTGCTAAACGAAAAATCCTTTTCTTCTATTCCATCTATCATTCATAAGACTTATGATGAAAAGAGGATTTTACAAAATCACCAACAACCCTTATATTATTCATCGCTTAAAACATGGGAAAAATGCTACTCTATCGCTTTGCCACTAGAAACTAATGAAAAAAAGAGACGCGCTCTAGGTGTTCTTTTACTCAGTAGAGAAACAGAAACATTTAGCGATCTAGAGATAGAAATGCTTGAGGTACTTGCAGGTCTCCTTTCTATGGCTATCGAGAAAACATACCTACAAGAAGAGTGGGAAGCTTTACTAGTAGAAAAAGAAAGAAACAGACTTGCACGAGACCTTCATGACGCGGTAAATCAAAAATTGTTCGCACTTTCGTTGACTGCAAGAGGATTACAAAAGGTCACAACAAATAGTAATGATATGGTGTCAGAGGCAATTTCAGATATCCAGAAGCTATCGCAAGAAACTTTAAGCGAAATGCGAAGTTTAATTTGGCAATTAAGGCCGCAGGAGCTAGAAAGAGAAATTGGTACATCTATCCAAGAATATGGAAGTAAACTTGGTTTGCAATTAGATATCCATGGTCCTGTGAATCTCAAGCTACCTGATAAAAAAGAGCAAGCTCTATGGCGAATCGCACAAGAAGCTTTAAATAATATAAAAAAACATGCAAAAACAAATGAGGGAAACGTTCATATAACGAAAACGTCTTCTTTTGTAGAAATGAAAATCACAGATAACGGCTGTGGAGGAGCTTCTGAAAACCAACACTCTATTGGTATGAAAAGCATGAAAGAACGTGCAAAAGAAATCAATGCCAAACTCACTATCGAAAGTATAAGTGGGAATGGAACAAGTATCACGGTAACAGTCCCAATACAAAACGGGGAGGATAAAGAATGA
- a CDS encoding arylamine N-acetyltransferase family protein, which yields MSELNTLFREKIGIPKNKKITFTTLNTILEKTATTFPFENLSIIANKTQGVTKKNLINKLLVRNEGGLCFELNPLLYFFLIDNGFNATLVRGEVYNDEKQDWYQLGRTHVAILLHHEEQTYLLDTGFGGNLPLKPVPLNGDTITSRNGEFRIKRQQTEYGNNVLQLKIKYKHTDWQMGYTFDSNHPVANVMELNELQEIIIQDERSPFNKSPMITKLTSKGNVTLTSNSFTQWIHGKVKKEKIDEARFKQLVHQYFGLQVL from the coding sequence ATGAGTGAACTAAACACATTATTTCGTGAAAAAATCGGAATTCCCAAAAACAAAAAGATCACATTTACAACCTTAAACACCATTCTAGAAAAAACAGCAACAACGTTTCCATTTGAAAACTTAAGCATCATTGCAAACAAAACTCAAGGCGTAACCAAGAAAAATTTGATCAACAAATTACTTGTCCGTAACGAAGGGGGGCTATGCTTTGAATTAAATCCATTACTTTACTTTTTCTTGATTGACAATGGTTTTAATGCGACTTTAGTTCGTGGAGAGGTTTATAACGACGAAAAACAGGACTGGTACCAGCTTGGAAGAACTCACGTAGCGATTCTTCTACATCACGAAGAACAAACCTATTTACTGGACACCGGATTTGGTGGAAATCTTCCCTTGAAGCCTGTCCCATTAAATGGTGATACTATTACATCCCGAAATGGAGAATTTCGAATTAAAAGGCAACAAACTGAATATGGCAACAACGTGCTTCAATTAAAGATAAAATATAAACATACTGACTGGCAAATGGGTTATACATTTGATTCAAATCACCCAGTAGCAAATGTGATGGAATTAAATGAATTACAGGAAATCATTATACAAGATGAGAGGTCACCTTTTAACAAATCCCCGATGATTACTAAACTTACAAGTAAGGGAAATGTAACGTTAACGAGTAATTCATTCACACAATGGATCCATGGAAAGGTGAAAAAAGAAAAGATTGATGAAGCAAGATTCAAACAATTAGTGCACCAGTATTTTGGCTTGCAAGTTCTATGA
- a CDS encoding glycosyltransferase family 2 protein, with translation MDAFLFTLFYICIFFPILHLLHCLPWFHVQGENDRRNPKSEKGVSILIPCFNEAGIIKTSVNSMKTLDYQNFEVVYVNDGSSDDTFPLLHENLELVQCWKTPLNQLRHQKIESIYQSQLHPNIFVVNKANGGKADALNAGIEYSTKELVVTLDADTVLTESALKSINNKFADEEVVAAGGMVHVLQTKTQNPLNKLTLSNSNLLLGVQMLDFLKAFYVTKISLARFQGLAIISGAFGIFKKDLLVKVGGYRSSVGEDIDITLKIQRYISKKKNDMKNKKIVLITDAISYTELPETWRDLFKQRIRWQKGYVDCLVHFIPFLLRTVWTRSVSFFYIVESLIVAILAAYVTVGVFTYNAVANFSLSLASFVMLYLLYIIVFNLVYDILAIWQVRRYGFTFQKKQRLRLFLTILYDVFIHRFVTMYFVLYGSIAYFFNRDWKKVKRTGRNYETDIAS, from the coding sequence TTGGACGCATTTCTATTTACTTTGTTCTACATATGTATATTTTTCCCAATACTTCATCTGCTCCATTGTTTACCTTGGTTTCATGTACAGGGAGAGAATGATAGACGAAATCCTAAGTCAGAGAAAGGAGTAAGTATATTAATTCCTTGTTTCAATGAAGCGGGAATTATCAAAACGTCGGTAAACAGTATGAAAACACTGGATTATCAAAATTTTGAGGTAGTTTATGTTAATGATGGCTCGTCAGATGACACGTTTCCGCTTTTACATGAAAATTTAGAGCTGGTACAGTGCTGGAAAACACCACTTAATCAGCTACGCCATCAAAAAATTGAAAGTATCTATCAGTCTCAATTGCATCCGAATATCTTTGTTGTGAATAAAGCAAATGGAGGCAAAGCAGATGCATTAAATGCTGGTATTGAATATTCAACGAAAGAATTAGTGGTGACTTTGGATGCAGACACCGTATTAACAGAGTCTGCTCTTAAGTCTATTAATAATAAATTTGCCGATGAAGAGGTCGTTGCTGCAGGTGGTATGGTGCATGTATTGCAAACAAAAACGCAAAATCCATTGAACAAGCTGACGCTATCCAATTCCAATTTGCTCCTTGGTGTACAGATGCTTGATTTTCTTAAAGCATTTTATGTGACGAAGATATCACTTGCACGTTTTCAGGGATTGGCAATCATATCTGGAGCTTTTGGTATTTTCAAAAAGGACTTGCTGGTGAAGGTGGGAGGATACAGGTCATCTGTAGGGGAAGATATTGATATTACCCTAAAAATTCAGCGTTATATCTCAAAAAAGAAAAATGACATGAAAAATAAAAAAATTGTACTAATTACTGATGCTATAAGTTATACGGAATTACCCGAAACATGGAGAGATTTATTTAAGCAGAGAATACGCTGGCAGAAGGGATATGTCGATTGCCTCGTTCATTTTATTCCATTCTTATTAAGAACTGTATGGACAAGATCCGTTTCCTTTTTCTACATTGTGGAATCACTTATTGTTGCCATTCTAGCAGCCTATGTAACAGTAGGGGTTTTTACGTATAATGCAGTCGCTAATTTCTCTTTGTCATTAGCTAGTTTTGTGATGCTCTATTTACTTTATATTATTGTATTTAATTTAGTATATGACATTTTGGCGATATGGCAGGTTAGACGCTATGGCTTTACTTTTCAGAAAAAGCAACGTCTACGACTGTTTTTAACGATTCTTTACGATGTTTTTATTCATCGGTTCGTCACGATGTATTTTGTTCTGTATGGAAGTATCGCCTACTTCTTTAATAGAGACTGGAAAAAGGTTAAACGAACCGGAAGAAACTATGAAACAGATATCGCTTCATAG
- a CDS encoding LCP family glycopolymer transferase gives MYKDKLKKILVVVITAFGVLLITTGGYAWHTFTSTFTNIQEEIDDQKNQIRLENIDLEAGEPISLLLIGVDEPGEKGDPNQRSDTLIYVTLNPKTETTHMVSIPRDTYTEMIGNIRSDKVSDSTALDNAKDKITHSYALGGTNMTVQSVENFLDARVDYFVKVDLTGLEDMIDAVDGIEVNNSFEFAYHGITFEEGPIQLNGEEAREYVRMRKDDPRGDFGRQERQRQVIQAILEKGTTLTGLTSSISNFKEILTAIEDNFRTNLGLESMWDIQGNYRDALNNIVEHEIPGEDGEIDETYYYMPDEEKVQELSEELNEQLGE, from the coding sequence ATGTATAAAGACAAATTAAAAAAAATACTCGTAGTAGTAATAACTGCGTTTGGTGTGCTCCTTATCACTACCGGTGGTTATGCATGGCATACATTTACATCAACATTTACGAATATTCAGGAAGAAATTGATGATCAGAAAAATCAAATACGTTTAGAAAACATCGATTTAGAGGCGGGTGAACCTATAAGTCTGTTATTAATTGGGGTGGATGAACCTGGGGAAAAAGGGGACCCTAATCAACGATCAGACACACTTATTTATGTCACCTTAAATCCAAAGACTGAAACAACACACATGGTGAGTATTCCGCGTGATACCTACACAGAAATGATTGGAAATATCAGAAGTGACAAAGTTTCGGACTCTACTGCTTTAGATAACGCAAAAGACAAGATTACGCATTCTTATGCTCTAGGCGGTACTAATATGACCGTTCAATCGGTAGAAAACTTTCTGGATGCGAGAGTGGATTACTTTGTGAAAGTGGATCTTACAGGACTTGAAGATATGATTGATGCAGTAGATGGAATTGAAGTTAACAATAGCTTTGAATTTGCCTATCATGGAATCACTTTTGAAGAGGGTCCTATTCAACTAAATGGTGAAGAAGCAAGAGAATATGTGCGTATGAGGAAAGATGACCCACGAGGAGACTTTGGCCGTCAGGAAAGACAACGACAGGTCATTCAGGCAATTCTTGAGAAAGGAACGACGCTAACAGGCTTAACATCATCTATTTCTAATTTTAAAGAGATACTTACTGCCATAGAAGATAATTTCCGAACCAACTTGGGTCTGGAATCTATGTGGGATATACAGGGCAATTATCGTGATGCTTTAAATAATATAGTAGAACACGAAATCCCTGGAGAAGATGGAGAAATTGATGAGACGTATTACTATATGCCTGACGAAGAGAAGGTACAGGAACTTTCCGAGGAATTGAATGAGCAGTTGGGAGAATAG
- a CDS encoding N-acetylmuramoyl-L-alanine amidase produces the protein MNHRAISRLAFFFWLSFLLFTFLQPVQASDLETYEVSTSILNVRSEPSSDSEIVAQFVQGNELMAFQEKYGWIQTYYDGEEVWVAKHHLVQKDSLSTENSTTETSSTPNMVTINSESIFVRSGPGTNYDAVSSALSGDSFDVIDRSGDWYQIMINSSETGWIASWLTEQATQPSQNNNNTVPSNSMNLEGYNIVVDPGHGGTDPGAIGLNGIQEKDVIQPTSSKVIDHLRDAGANVIVTRSGDYFVFLDDRARISNSYYTDAFISLHYDASLNLSASGVTTYFAESGDKGLGESIQSSIISQVNLHDRGVRQANYKVLVNTSAPSVLLELGFISNPHDLSVVQSESYQNEVAQGITNGLINYFE, from the coding sequence ATGAATCATAGAGCAATTTCTCGACTTGCATTTTTTTTCTGGCTATCTTTTCTCTTATTCACTTTTTTACAACCGGTACAAGCTAGTGATCTAGAAACCTATGAAGTTAGTACATCGATTCTTAATGTTCGAAGTGAGCCTTCTTCTGACAGTGAAATTGTAGCTCAATTCGTGCAAGGGAATGAGTTAATGGCTTTTCAGGAAAAATATGGTTGGATCCAAACCTACTATGATGGAGAAGAAGTTTGGGTAGCGAAACATCATCTAGTTCAAAAAGATTCTCTAAGCACCGAAAATTCTACTACTGAAACAAGCAGTACTCCTAATATGGTTACCATAAATTCGGAAAGCATTTTTGTTCGTTCTGGTCCAGGTACCAATTACGACGCGGTTAGTTCGGCATTATCTGGAGATAGTTTTGATGTAATAGATAGGTCAGGTGATTGGTATCAAATCATGATAAATAGCTCAGAGACAGGCTGGATAGCTTCTTGGTTAACAGAACAAGCAACGCAACCTTCTCAAAATAATAATAACACGGTTCCCTCTAATTCAATGAACTTAGAAGGATACAATATTGTTGTTGACCCGGGACATGGTGGTACAGACCCTGGAGCAATAGGATTAAATGGAATACAAGAAAAAGATGTTATACAACCTACATCATCAAAAGTTATTGATCATTTACGTGATGCCGGCGCTAATGTTATTGTTACTAGATCTGGAGATTATTTTGTCTTTTTAGATGATCGCGCCAGAATCAGTAATAGCTATTATACAGATGCTTTCATTAGTCTTCATTATGATGCATCCTTAAATTTGTCAGCATCTGGAGTTACTACTTACTTTGCTGAATCAGGGGATAAAGGCTTGGGTGAATCTATACAATCATCCATTATATCTCAAGTTAACCTTCATGACCGGGGAGTAAGACAAGCAAATTATAAAGTACTTGTAAATACATCAGCTCCATCCGTTTTACTTGAGTTAGGCTTCATATCCAATCCTCATGATCTGTCAGTCGTACAATCAGAAAGCTATCAAAACGAAGTAGCACAAGGAATTACAAATGGATTAATCAATTACTTTGAATAA
- a CDS encoding ABC transporter substrate-binding protein → MVNKRNNYGLSIFFLSMLVVLLSACNTNEADSATNEEDSKDESIRYYESEKGTLELPLEPSRVVVAVRDYVGDVLATGVQPIGVAETMVFDAPYYQDQLEEVESVGEDTAISLEKITSLNPDLIITYAEDSYEQLSKIAPTVLFPYGALDYEERLLEIGNILNKEQEAKQRLEQFQEKVKNQKEQLSEILDQDTKVAIIEVTDKDLYLFGKTYGRGGEILYNQLGLEAPQKVEEVTEAEGWASISLETIPEYLGEADYILMGVREMGSDRKAEIQSSKLWTELPAVKEGKVYEYDLESFYFQDVIALDYQLDLLVDFFQSSEK, encoded by the coding sequence ATGGTGAATAAACGGAATAATTATGGTCTTTCAATTTTTTTCCTGTCGATGTTGGTTGTTCTTCTAAGCGCATGTAACACGAACGAAGCAGACTCTGCTACCAATGAAGAAGATAGCAAGGATGAGAGTATTAGATATTACGAGAGTGAAAAGGGAACGCTTGAATTACCACTTGAACCATCAAGAGTTGTAGTTGCAGTAAGAGATTATGTCGGTGATGTATTGGCGACGGGTGTCCAGCCTATAGGAGTAGCTGAAACAATGGTCTTTGATGCACCTTATTATCAAGATCAGTTAGAAGAAGTAGAGAGTGTCGGAGAGGATACGGCAATATCTTTAGAAAAAATTACAAGTTTAAACCCAGATCTAATTATTACATATGCAGAAGATTCATACGAACAATTGTCCAAAATTGCCCCAACGGTTTTGTTTCCATATGGTGCCCTTGATTATGAAGAACGACTACTTGAAATCGGCAACATATTAAATAAGGAACAGGAAGCCAAGCAACGATTAGAGCAATTTCAAGAGAAAGTAAAAAATCAGAAAGAACAGCTCTCAGAGATATTAGATCAAGACACGAAGGTAGCGATCATTGAAGTCACGGATAAAGATTTATATCTATTCGGAAAAACATATGGTCGCGGCGGGGAAATCTTATATAACCAATTAGGGTTAGAAGCACCGCAGAAGGTAGAAGAAGTAACAGAAGCAGAGGGGTGGGCAAGTATTTCCCTAGAAACAATACCAGAGTATTTAGGAGAAGCCGATTATATTTTGATGGGTGTACGAGAGATGGGATCAGACAGAAAAGCGGAGATCCAATCTAGTAAATTATGGACAGAATTACCTGCTGTTAAAGAAGGAAAGGTTTATGAATATGACCTTGAATCGTTCTATTTTCAAGATGTCATTGCACTGGACTATCAATTAGATTTACTTGTGGATTTCTTTCAATCTAGTGAAAAGTGA
- a CDS encoding ABC transporter ATP-binding protein, giving the protein MDALDVNKISVGYSNDLIIKDLSVSMPKHKITTIVGPNGCGKSTLLKTIVRVLQAKEGAVFLEGKAIHTLDTKEVAKRMAVLPQTAQAPSGLTVFELVSYGRFPHRKRMGRLSKQDYEYINWALDVTGLNDLRDQPANALSGGQRQRVWIAMALAQGTDILVLDEPTTYLDLAHQLDILLLLQRLNKEEGRTIIMVLHDLNHASRFSDYMIAMRDGQVVTEGTPNEVMTCDYLRTVFQIDAQLISCPHSANPVCLSYQLCEHSAGCKVR; this is encoded by the coding sequence ATGGATGCTTTAGATGTCAACAAAATAAGTGTAGGTTATTCAAATGACCTGATTATTAAAGATTTAAGTGTCTCCATGCCTAAACACAAGATCACCACTATTGTTGGGCCAAATGGATGTGGTAAATCAACATTGTTAAAAACGATTGTTCGTGTGTTGCAAGCAAAAGAGGGGGCTGTTTTCCTCGAAGGTAAAGCGATCCATACATTAGATACGAAAGAGGTTGCCAAACGTATGGCTGTTTTGCCTCAAACAGCACAAGCACCTAGCGGATTAACGGTATTTGAATTAGTGTCTTATGGACGTTTTCCTCATCGTAAGCGGATGGGGAGATTATCAAAGCAAGATTATGAATATATTAATTGGGCACTGGATGTAACCGGTTTGAATGATTTACGAGATCAGCCCGCCAATGCTTTGTCAGGAGGTCAGAGGCAAAGAGTGTGGATCGCAATGGCGTTGGCGCAAGGGACAGATATTCTTGTGCTTGACGAACCGACTACCTATTTAGACTTAGCTCATCAATTAGATATTTTATTATTATTACAACGTTTAAACAAAGAGGAAGGTCGTACCATTATTATGGTTCTTCATGACTTAAATCACGCATCACGTTTTTCTGATTATATGATTGCCATGCGGGACGGTCAGGTTGTAACAGAAGGTACACCAAACGAAGTCATGACTTGCGATTATTTAAGAACAGTTTTTCAGATTGATGCGCAATTAATTTCTTGCCCGCACAGTGCGAATCCGGTTTGCTTGTCCTATCAGTTATGTGAACATAGTGCCGGATGCAAAGTCAGATAG
- a CDS encoding FecCD family ABC transporter permease yields MGWSKEQMDEKEQLRKVKETARPTVGISILSVGTLLLIFSVALSISLGAADIDLKTVWTTIFRFNPDLVDHQIIWELRIPRVIGAAIVGSCFAVSGALMQGMTRNPLADSGLLGLNAGAAFMLALCFAFFPGLSYSYVILFSFLGAALGAGIVYGVGSLSENGLTPIRLVLAGAAVSALLGALSEGIALYYEIGQDLAFWYAGGVSGTTWGQLKVVTPWLCLALLGAIALSRSITILSLGEEVAIGLGERMGRVKLLSAIIILILAGAAVSVVGAVSFVGLIVPHLARRLVGHDYRWIIPASAMLGALLVVLADLTARIINPPYETPIGALIALIGVPFFLYLARKGGGHV; encoded by the coding sequence ATGGGATGGTCAAAGGAACAAATGGACGAGAAAGAACAATTAAGGAAAGTGAAAGAAACGGCGCGTCCGACTGTTGGAATATCGATACTATCTGTTGGAACGTTGTTGCTGATTTTTTCGGTAGCACTGTCGATATCGTTAGGAGCCGCAGATATAGATCTAAAAACAGTTTGGACCACTATATTTCGTTTCAATCCTGATTTAGTGGATCATCAAATTATTTGGGAACTAAGAATACCTCGTGTGATTGGAGCAGCAATCGTTGGCAGTTGTTTTGCGGTGTCTGGTGCATTGATGCAAGGGATGACACGAAATCCATTAGCTGACTCAGGTTTGCTTGGGTTAAATGCGGGAGCAGCTTTTATGTTGGCTTTATGTTTTGCCTTTTTTCCAGGCTTATCCTATTCATACGTCATATTATTCTCCTTTTTAGGTGCAGCCTTAGGAGCAGGGATTGTGTATGGTGTGGGTTCTTTATCTGAAAATGGCTTAACACCGATTCGTTTAGTACTGGCAGGAGCCGCTGTTAGTGCCTTGTTAGGTGCGTTAAGTGAAGGCATAGCGCTGTATTATGAAATTGGTCAAGATTTAGCCTTCTGGTATGCCGGTGGTGTTTCAGGTACAACCTGGGGACAATTGAAAGTGGTGACACCCTGGTTATGTTTAGCTCTACTAGGAGCAATTGCTTTATCACGGTCGATTACCATCCTGAGTTTGGGTGAAGAAGTAGCAATTGGACTTGGTGAGAGAATGGGCCGAGTCAAATTACTGAGTGCTATTATCATCTTGATTTTAGCGGGAGCAGCCGTTTCGGTAGTTGGTGCCGTTAGTTTTGTCGGGCTGATTGTTCCTCACCTAGCTCGTCGTTTAGTAGGCCATGATTACCGTTGGATAATCCCGGCCTCGGCAATGTTAGGAGCATTACTGGTTGTGTTGGCTGATTTAACAGCAAGAATCATCAATCCTCCTTATGAAACACCAATCGGTGCACTAATCGCACTCATAGGTGTGCCCTTCTTCTTGTATCTCGCGAGAAAAGGGGGAGGACACGTATGA
- a CDS encoding FecCD family ABC transporter permease, with protein MINKQSKTKSQLKKERQVKLTALLLFLMIALCFFISLNTGHIRLSPQETLSTLFGQGTEQQSLILFDFRLPRMVIAILVGMGLAVSGAVLQGIVRNPLAEPGIIGINAGAGLAVMLFISFFATVSDAPVFLMPIIAFVGAGGAALLVYLLSYKRHEGISPIRLVLTGIAIAAGIDALMIVLTLRLDPENYQFLATWIAGSIWGSNWKFVLALLPWLLVFMPLIYSKSSVLNILNLGDETAIGLGAHMEKERRILLALAVVVAAACVSVSGGIGFVGLIAPHLTRRLVGDKHEYIIPISAMVGGLLLLIADTLGRGMIQPSEIPAGIIVAVIGAPYFLYLLAKTKD; from the coding sequence ATGATAAACAAACAATCGAAAACGAAGAGTCAACTAAAAAAGGAAAGACAAGTAAAATTAACTGCTTTGCTCCTTTTTCTAATGATAGCTTTATGTTTCTTTATTAGTTTAAATACCGGCCATATCCGATTATCACCTCAGGAAACACTCAGCACTTTATTCGGTCAAGGTACAGAACAGCAATCGTTAATCTTGTTTGATTTTCGTTTGCCACGTATGGTTATCGCGATATTAGTTGGTATGGGCTTGGCGGTTTCAGGGGCAGTATTACAAGGGATCGTTCGAAATCCATTAGCGGAACCTGGCATCATCGGAATTAATGCGGGGGCAGGACTGGCGGTTATGCTATTCATTTCATTTTTTGCCACCGTATCAGACGCTCCAGTATTTTTGATGCCGATAATCGCGTTTGTTGGTGCTGGAGGTGCAGCGCTCTTGGTTTATCTGTTGTCCTATAAACGCCATGAAGGGATTTCTCCGATTCGCCTTGTGCTTACCGGTATCGCGATTGCGGCCGGGATTGACGCATTAATGATTGTCTTAACATTAAGACTTGATCCAGAAAATTATCAGTTTTTAGCTACATGGATAGCAGGTAGTATTTGGGGATCAAATTGGAAGTTTGTACTTGCATTACTGCCGTGGTTACTTGTATTTATGCCACTCATCTACTCCAAATCCTCTGTTCTTAATATATTAAACCTTGGTGATGAAACTGCTATTGGTCTGGGAGCCCATATGGAGAAGGAGCGGCGGATTTTACTAGCACTAGCAGTTGTTGTCGCTGCAGCTTGTGTTTCGGTAAGTGGTGGGATAGGTTTTGTTGGTCTAATCGCACCCCATCTCACTCGACGATTAGTTGGAGATAAACATGAATACATTATTCCGATTTCCGCAATGGTTGGTGGATTATTACTACTCATTGCGGACACGTTGGGGCGAGGAATGATACAGCCATCTGAAATTCCAGCAGGTATTATTGTCGCCGTAATTGGTGCACCATATTTCTTATACTTACTGGCCAAAACGAAAGATTAG